The DNA sequence CCAATGGCGGGAGGCAGGAGCACATTGGTGGAGAATGATCCTGTGAACACCTTCATTTTGTTGTTCTTGAATTGTGATGACCGTTCCCGAAGGTTGGAGTGGACCTTGACAGGTTGAGAGGTGTCCAGATTAAATGCCTTGAGGAACCCTACCAAATGATTGCACAGGATGCGTTGCAGGAGGGATTCCCGCTCCATAGGTTTCCCAGTCCGGTATTTGGGATAGTTTTTCTGGTTGAGACCCATGTAGGGATTGGCAAATCGGTAAATGAATGCTTGGTCTGCAATCCCAGCCTCAACGGTCTTGCAAGTGAGTTCCTTGGTCCTGACAGGGATGATCCGGTCTTCGATCTGGATCTTGTCAATCTTCGTATAGAGTTGGATCAGCAGTTGGCTGCCTGCTTCCAGCCCAATTACCTGAGGCACTCCTCCAATGACCTTGTACTGGATAAGTGGATATTCATTGCGAAAAGTTCCGTCCTCAGTATGGTTGTGGAGTAGGGGAGAGACCTCGCGGAATTGATCCCCAAAGAATCCTCGGAGTTTATGTCCGTCGCGTATCCGGAGTTGGATTTCGGGGAATGAGATGTTGGTGTATTGCATGGGGGTTAGAGGATGTGAGTATGTTTCGTTTTGTCGGAATTTCGGATGAAACCTGTATCACAGGCATATCTCTCCGAAAGGGATTGACGATCGATCAGTCTGATAGAAAGCACCTTTTCGGAAATTAAGGGTAGGTCCTCTGTCAAATACTTAGGGATGGTGAGTAGATGCTGTTGGAATATTTTTTTGAATGATCGATCAAATTCATGTTTTGATATCGAAGATTGGGGTCTATCCTCGCCATATAAATCCTGAAATGCCCGGAGTGCATTTGATGCTTGAGGTAACTCGATGAAAACCTGATCATATCTGTTGGACTCTTCTATGACCCGAAATGCACCGACTGAGTGTTTGGAATCTCCGTCATATTCAAGTCGTTTTACCGCATCATACAAACCTCTCGAATCCGCATAGGTATCATCAGAGATGGCTTTGAAATACATCTGGGTCAACTCAAAGTACTCAGGTTCTGGAATTGGAGAATCGGATAATGCCTTTCGAGCATGAAGCCGGGTATTGGGCCCATAGATCTTTGCGCAATCTCCCAGGTCCACGATGTGCAGGGGGGATAAGGCCCTTTCTGGTGCGTTCTCTCGATTAATTCTTCCAGCTACTTGGACGATCGAATCAATAGGCCCCAAATCTCTGATTCCCATATCAAAATCCAGATCAACGCCGGCTTCGATGACTTGTGTGGAAATAAGGATCGGAGCCTTCCCTGATTCGATGGCTTGTTTGATTTCGGAAATTCGATCTTTTCGAACGGCGGGAACCACATTGGTGGACAGATAAAATACAGGATTTTGAATCTCCAATTTGTCCTTCAAGGCTTGGATATCCCGATGAATGTCCAAGGATCGCTGTACGGTGTTTAATACAATCAAACAAGATTGGCTGGTATCCCATTCTGATGTCATTAGTTCGAGCAGGGGGCTATTGGAGTCTACCTCTTCATGAAAGTGCGTAATGATTTGAGTTCGGGAAAACTCACGGAAAAGAGGCTTTGGGTCCTCAATGAGATTGAATACTTCTGGCTGAGCTGATGCTTGGTTTGCTTCCAGAGACAAGATATGTTCATCTGCCAGTTCGAAAATGAGGGGCTGTGTGGCTGTCATCAAGACAAATCGACATCCCAGATATTGGGCCGCCATGTAGAGCATTGTGCCGATGAATGGCACCTGCTCGAGTCTCAAGCTCTGGACTTCGTCCATGATGATAATAGCTCCCGCCAGATGGTGGAATTTCTTGAGGGTTTTGTTTTTGTTGGAAATGAGGGTTTGTAGCAATTGGACAAAGGAAGTGATCACAATATCGGCTTGCCAAGTATCTAATTGCATCACCTTTTGCTGATATGTCAACCGCGAGTCGGTGCTTCGAAGCGTTTGGTCGTCCGCCATCACATCGGCGTATTGATAATGCGCCAAAATTGTGGCATCTGTGCTCTCGAAAACAGATTGATACACGTCAAGCGTTTGCTCGATGATATTGATAAATGGAAGCGCTGTGATGATTTTGGCGGTGTATCCCTCTTCATCATAGATTTTCTCCCTGAGCCCAATAGCAAAATCCAAGGCAGTCAAGGTCTTGCCAATCCCGGTCGGAGCAGTCAACACAAACAGACGCTTGGATAGAATATGGGGATTTGCCAGATGTCCGACCACCTCTCTGCGAACTCGTTGACGAACCTCGGTATAGGGATTTTGGGGAGGGTTGAGCCGTTCGAGGAAATCATCTACAGCACCAGCTGGTAGCCTGAAGGGTACATGAATAGGAGTATTTGATGCATCTAATTTATCAGCCTCGATCAGCAGGGAAAACAGGTAATTGACTAGGAAATAATGTTCAATATTTCCCTCCTTGGGAAAGAGTTTTCTTGTGAAGGACTTCCTGATTTCGAAAGGGGGAGAGAGATGCGCTTCAGATAGCTCAATCCTCATCTCTTGATTGATGATTCCTAGATTGGGAATAATTTGTTCTCGTTGTACCTCGAAGATGTTCGCTATTTCGCGCTGCTCGCTTCTTAGCATCCATTTATCCTGAAGGTTGTCTGGATTTTCTCGTGGCCAGAATAAGTTTCGATGATGACAAAGGATCATGAAATACGAAAAATAGGCCTTCTCAGGAGTGCCACTTTGGTCTAAGATATATTGAAAGAGGGCAAAAGCACCAAATCTACTGTGTTGCTTGAATGGCTGATCAGAGGGAGGAAGGTTCCCAAGCAAATATGTCTGAAAAAAACCGGTGTACTTCCCCAAGTCGTGAAAACCAATGAGCAGGTCAATCCATTTCTCCAAATCATCTACTGAGTAGCTGAAATTGAGCACTGGCGGGAGTTTACCTGACACCGTATTACGAAGTCCCTGAATATGTTGACTCATGGTCTTGGAACCTTCAATCGTCCCATCTGGTCCCAATTGAGAATGAGAATAGAAGCTTTCCATTATCGTGAAGGGATAGGTTCAATAAAGGTGATTCGCTCCAGGCCCGTCTGGGATTTGATCTCAGAATACGGACCCGTATAGACCGCACTGAATGGCTTTCCGGAAGTAGAGAAAAGCATACGACTCATGGATTGGAGCTCTCTGCTTTCATTTT is a window from the Pontibacter sp. G13 genome containing:
- a CDS encoding CRISPR-associated endonuclease Cas6, coding for MQYTNISFPEIQLRIRDGHKLRGFFGDQFREVSPLLHNHTEDGTFRNEYPLIQYKVIGGVPQVIGLEAGSQLLIQLYTKIDKIQIEDRIIPVRTKELTCKTVEAGIADQAFIYRFANPYMGLNQKNYPKYRTGKPMERESLLQRILCNHLVGFLKAFNLDTSQPVKVHSNLRERSSQFKNNKMKVFTGSFSTNVLLPPAIGLGKGSARGFGAVLPIDTIGR
- the cas3 gene encoding CRISPR-associated helicase Cas3', which codes for MESFYSHSQLGPDGTIEGSKTMSQHIQGLRNTVSGKLPPVLNFSYSVDDLEKWIDLLIGFHDLGKYTGFFQTYLLGNLPPSDQPFKQHSRFGAFALFQYILDQSGTPEKAYFSYFMILCHHRNLFWPRENPDNLQDKWMLRSEQREIANIFEVQREQIIPNLGIINQEMRIELSEAHLSPPFEIRKSFTRKLFPKEGNIEHYFLVNYLFSLLIEADKLDASNTPIHVPFRLPAGAVDDFLERLNPPQNPYTEVRQRVRREVVGHLANPHILSKRLFVLTAPTGIGKTLTALDFAIGLREKIYDEEGYTAKIITALPFINIIEQTLDVYQSVFESTDATILAHYQYADVMADDQTLRSTDSRLTYQQKVMQLDTWQADIVITSFVQLLQTLISNKNKTLKKFHHLAGAIIIMDEVQSLRLEQVPFIGTMLYMAAQYLGCRFVLMTATQPLIFELADEHILSLEANQASAQPEVFNLIEDPKPLFREFSRTQIITHFHEEVDSNSPLLELMTSEWDTSQSCLIVLNTVQRSLDIHRDIQALKDKLEIQNPVFYLSTNVVPAVRKDRISEIKQAIESGKAPILISTQVIEAGVDLDFDMGIRDLGPIDSIVQVAGRINRENAPERALSPLHIVDLGDCAKIYGPNTRLHARKALSDSPIPEPEYFELTQMYFKAISDDTYADSRGLYDAVKRLEYDGDSKHSVGAFRVIEESNRYDQVFIELPQASNALRAFQDLYGEDRPQSSISKHEFDRSFKKIFQQHLLTIPKYLTEDLPLISEKVLSIRLIDRQSLSERYACDTGFIRNSDKTKHTHIL